A genomic region of Mitsuaria sp. 7 contains the following coding sequences:
- the rpoB gene encoding DNA-directed RNA polymerase subunit beta, which translates to MAQATPYSYTERKRIRKSFGKRVSVLNVPYLLTMQKESYVDFLQKDVAPLKRKPEGLQAAFLSTFPITSHNGFVEMKFLEFNIAKPPFDVRECQQRGLTFAAAVRAKLQMIIYDRESPQPKTVKEIKEQEVYMGEVPLMTDYGSFIINGTERVIVSQLHRSPGVFFEHDKGKTHSSGKLLFSARIIPYRGSWLDFEFDPKDILYFRVDRRRKMPVTILLKAIGLNPEQILAHFFVFDNFRLMDSGAQMEFVAERLKGEVARFDITDKSGNVLVEKDKRITARHVRQLEQSGTQHVTVPEDFLLGRVLAKNMVDPDTGEIIAKANDELTDSLLKKLRVAGVKDIQALFTNELDEGAYISQTLASDETADQLAARVAIYRMMRPGEPPTEDAVEALFNRLFYSEDTYDLSRVGRMKFNARVGRDIPTGAMTLSNEDILDVVKILVELRNGRGEVDDIDHLGNRRVRCVGELAENQYRSGLARIEKAVKERLGQAETEALMPHDLINSKPISAALKEFFGASQLSQFMDQTNPLSEITHKRRVSALGPGGLTRERAGFEVRDVHPTHYGRVCPIETPEGPNIGLINSLALYARLNEYGFLETPYRRVVDSKVTNQIDYLSAIEEGKYVIAQANASLNEGGQLVDELVSARENGESVLTSPERIQYMDVAPTQIVSVAASLVPFLEHDDANRALMGANMQRQAVPTLRPEKAFVGTGVERVAAKDSGTVVAARRGGVVDYVDTNRIVIRVNDDETVAGEVGVDIYNLIKYQRSNQNTNIHQRPIVKRGDKVGAEDIIADGASTDLGELALGQNMLVAFMPWNGYNFEDSILISERVVAEDRYTSIHIEELVVMARDTKLGSEEITRDIPNLSEQQLARLDESGIVYIGAEVNPGDVLVGKVTPKGETTLTPEEKLLRAIFGEKASDVKDTSLRVDQGTNGTVIDVQVFTREGIQRDKRAQQIIDDELKRFRLDLNDQLRIVEADAFDRVEKLLVNKVANGGPKKITKGTVISKDYLAEVEKFHWFDVRPAEDDIANQLESIKNSLEQTRHSFDLAYDEKRKKLTQGDELPAGVLKMVKVYLAVKRRLQPGDKMAGRHGNKGVVSKITPIEDMPYMADGTPADIVLNPLGVPSRMNVGQVLEVHLGWAGKGIGQRIGDMLQREARVAELRDFMDQLFNQNGGKSEELAQLSDDEILGMAQNLQHGATFATPVFDGAKESEIRAMLKLAYPDDIAAKKGLTPTRTQAFLYDGRTGEQFERPTTIGYMHVLKLHHLVDDKMHARSTGPYSLVTQQPLGGKAQFGGQRFGEMEVWALEAYGASYILQEMLTVKSDDVNGRTKVYESIVKGEHSIEAGMPESFNVLVKEIRSLGIDIELERN; encoded by the coding sequence ATGGCGCAAGCAACCCCCTACAGCTACACCGAGCGCAAGCGAATCCGCAAGAGCTTCGGCAAGCGCGTGAGCGTGCTCAACGTTCCGTACCTGCTGACGATGCAGAAGGAGTCGTATGTCGACTTCCTGCAAAAGGATGTCGCTCCCCTGAAGCGCAAACCGGAAGGCCTGCAAGCGGCGTTCCTCTCCACGTTCCCGATCACGTCGCACAACGGGTTCGTGGAAATGAAGTTCCTCGAATTCAACATCGCCAAGCCGCCGTTCGACGTCCGCGAATGCCAGCAGCGTGGTCTGACCTTCGCCGCCGCCGTGCGTGCGAAGCTGCAGATGATCATCTACGACCGGGAAAGCCCGCAGCCGAAGACGGTCAAGGAAATCAAGGAGCAAGAGGTCTACATGGGCGAAGTTCCGCTCATGACCGACTACGGCTCGTTCATCATCAACGGCACCGAGCGCGTCATCGTCTCGCAGCTGCACCGCTCGCCCGGCGTGTTCTTCGAACACGACAAGGGCAAGACCCACTCGTCCGGCAAGCTGCTGTTCTCGGCCCGCATCATTCCGTATCGCGGCTCGTGGCTGGACTTCGAGTTCGACCCGAAGGACATCCTGTACTTCCGCGTCGACCGCCGCCGCAAGATGCCGGTCACGATCCTGCTCAAGGCCATCGGCCTGAATCCCGAGCAGATCCTGGCGCACTTCTTCGTCTTCGACAATTTCCGCCTGATGGACTCGGGCGCCCAGATGGAGTTCGTGGCCGAACGCCTGAAGGGTGAAGTGGCGCGCTTCGACATCACCGACAAGAGCGGCAACGTGCTGGTCGAGAAGGACAAGCGCATCACCGCCCGTCACGTGCGTCAGCTGGAGCAGTCCGGCACGCAGCATGTGACCGTGCCGGAAGACTTCCTGCTCGGACGTGTGCTGGCCAAGAACATGGTCGACCCGGACACCGGCGAGATCATCGCGAAGGCCAACGATGAGCTGACCGACTCGCTGCTGAAGAAGCTGCGCGTCGCAGGCGTCAAGGACATCCAGGCGCTGTTCACCAACGAACTGGACGAAGGCGCGTACATCAGCCAGACGCTGGCGTCGGACGAGACTGCCGATCAGTTGGCCGCGCGCGTGGCCATCTATCGCATGATGCGTCCCGGCGAGCCGCCGACGGAAGATGCGGTCGAAGCGCTGTTCAACCGCCTGTTCTACAGCGAAGACACGTACGACCTGTCGCGCGTCGGCCGGATGAAGTTCAACGCCCGCGTGGGCCGCGACATCCCGACCGGTGCGATGACGCTGTCGAACGAGGACATCCTCGACGTCGTCAAGATCCTGGTCGAGCTGCGCAATGGCCGCGGCGAAGTCGATGACATCGACCATCTGGGCAACCGTCGCGTCCGTTGCGTCGGCGAACTGGCCGAGAACCAGTACCGCTCGGGTCTGGCCCGTATCGAGAAGGCCGTCAAGGAACGTCTGGGCCAGGCCGAGACCGAAGCCCTGATGCCGCACGACCTGATCAACTCCAAGCCGATCTCCGCGGCGCTGAAGGAGTTCTTCGGTGCGTCGCAGCTGTCGCAGTTCATGGACCAGACCAACCCGCTGTCCGAGATCACGCACAAGCGTCGTGTCTCGGCCCTGGGCCCGGGCGGTCTGACCCGCGAGCGCGCCGGCTTCGAAGTCCGTGACGTGCACCCGACCCACTATGGCCGCGTCTGCCCGATCGAAACGCCGGAAGGCCCGAACATCGGCCTGATCAACTCGCTGGCGCTGTATGCGCGCCTGAACGAGTACGGCTTCCTGGAGACCCCGTACCGCCGCGTGGTGGACTCGAAGGTCACCAACCAGATCGACTACCTGTCGGCCATCGAAGAAGGCAAGTACGTGATCGCCCAGGCGAACGCGTCGCTGAACGAAGGCGGTCAACTGGTCGACGAGCTGGTCTCCGCGCGTGAGAACGGCGAATCGGTGCTGACCTCGCCGGAACGCATCCAGTACATGGACGTGGCGCCGACGCAGATCGTGTCGGTCGCGGCTTCGCTGGTGCCGTTCCTGGAGCACGACGACGCGAACCGCGCGTTGATGGGCGCCAACATGCAGCGTCAGGCCGTTCCGACCCTACGTCCTGAAAAGGCGTTCGTGGGCACGGGCGTCGAGCGCGTGGCCGCGAAGGACTCGGGGACGGTGGTCGCGGCTCGCCGCGGCGGCGTGGTCGACTACGTGGACACGAACCGTATCGTGATCCGTGTGAACGACGACGAAACCGTGGCCGGTGAAGTCGGTGTCGACATCTACAACCTGATCAAGTATCAGCGTAGCAACCAGAACACCAACATCCACCAGCGTCCGATCGTCAAGCGTGGCGACAAGGTCGGCGCGGAAGACATCATTGCCGACGGCGCGTCGACCGATCTGGGTGAGTTGGCCCTGGGCCAGAACATGCTGGTCGCGTTCATGCCGTGGAACGGCTACAACTTCGAAGACTCGATCCTGATCTCCGAACGCGTGGTGGCCGAAGACCGCTATACCTCGATCCACATCGAGGAACTGGTGGTCATGGCGCGTGACACGAAGCTCGGCAGCGAGGAAATCACCCGCGACATCCCGAACCTGAGCGAGCAGCAACTGGCTCGTCTGGACGAATCCGGCATCGTGTACATCGGTGCCGAGGTGAACCCGGGCGACGTGCTGGTGGGCAAGGTCACGCCGAAGGGCGAGACCACGCTGACGCCGGAAGAGAAGCTGCTGCGAGCGATCTTCGGTGAGAAGGCGTCGGACGTGAAGGACACGTCGCTGCGCGTGGACCAGGGTACCAACGGCACGGTCATCGACGTGCAGGTGTTCACCCGCGAAGGCATCCAGCGCGACAAGCGCGCCCAGCAGATCATCGACGACGAGCTGAAGCGTTTCCGCCTGGACCTGAACGACCAGCTGCGCATCGTGGAAGCCGACGCGTTCGACCGCGTCGAGAAGCTCCTGGTGAACAAGGTCGCCAATGGCGGTCCGAAGAAGATCACCAAGGGCACGGTCATCTCGAAGGACTATCTGGCCGAGGTCGAGAAGTTCCACTGGTTCGACGTCCGTCCCGCCGAGGACGACATCGCCAACCAGCTGGAGTCGATCAAGAACTCGCTCGAGCAGACCCGTCACAGCTTCGACCTGGCTTATGACGAGAAGCGCAAGAAGCTGACGCAGGGCGACGAGCTGCCGGCCGGCGTGCTGAAGATGGTCAAGGTGTACCTGGCCGTCAAGCGTCGTCTGCAGCCTGGCGACAAGATGGCCGGCCGTCACGGCAACAAGGGCGTCGTGTCCAAGATCACCCCGATCGAAGACATGCCCTACATGGCCGACGGCACGCCTGCCGACATCGTGCTGAACCCGCTGGGCGTCCCGTCGCGGATGAACGTGGGCCAGGTGCTCGAAGTCCATCTGGGCTGGGCTGGCAAGGGCATCGGTCAACGCATCGGCGACATGCTGCAACGCGAAGCCCGTGTGGCCGAGCTGCGCGACTTCATGGACCAGCTGTTCAACCAGAACGGCGGCAAGTCCGAGGAGCTGGCGCAACTGAGCGATGACGAGATCCTCGGCATGGCGCAGAACCTGCAGCACGGCGCGACTTTCGCGACCCCCGTCTTCGACGGCGCGAAGGAAAGCGAGATCCGCGCGATGCTGAAGCTGGCCTATCCGGACGACATCGCCGCGAAGAAGGGCCTCACGCCTACCCGCACGCAGGCCTTCCTGTATGACGGCCGCACCGGCGAGCAGTTCGAGCGTCCCACGACGATCGGCTACATGCACGTGCTGAAGCTGCATCACCTGGTCGACGACAAGATGCATGCCCGCTCCACCGGCCCGTACTCGCTGGTCACGCAGCAGCCGCTGGGCGGCAAGGCGCAGTTCGGCGGACAGCGTTTCGGCGAGATGGAAGTGTGGGCGCTGGAAGCCTACGGCGCTTCGTACATCCTGCAGGAAATGCTGACGGTGAAGTCCGACGACGTGAACGGCCGTACGAAGGTGTACGAGTCCATCGTCAAGGGCGAGCACTCGATCGAAGCCGGCATGCCCGAGTCGTTCAATGTGCTGGTGAAGGAAATCCGTTCGCTGGGCATCGACATCGAGCTCGAGCGCAACTAA
- the rplL gene encoding 50S ribosomal protein L7/L12 produces MAFDKDAFLAALDSMTVLELNDLVKAIEEKFGVSAASMAAPAAGGAAAGGAAAAEEKTEFTVVLTDAGAQKVSVIKAVREITGLGLKEAKDLVDGAPKPVKEGIAKADAEAAKKKLEEAGAKVELK; encoded by the coding sequence ATGGCATTCGACAAAGACGCTTTCCTGGCTGCCCTGGACAGCATGACCGTTCTGGAACTGAACGACCTGGTCAAGGCGATTGAAGAGAAGTTCGGCGTGTCCGCCGCTTCGATGGCCGCTCCGGCTGCTGGTGGCGCTGCCGCCGGTGGCGCTGCCGCCGCTGAAGAAAAGACCGAGTTCACCGTCGTCCTGACCGACGCCGGCGCTCAGAAGGTCTCGGTCATCAAGGCCGTTCGCGAAATCACCGGCCTGGGCCTGAAGGAAGCCAAGGACCTGGTCGACGGCGCTCCGAAGCCCGTCAAGGAAGGCATCGCCAAGGCCGACGCCGAAGCCGCCAAGAAGAAGCTGGAAGAAGCCGGCGCCAAGGTCGAACTCAAGTAA
- the rplJ gene encoding 50S ribosomal protein L10, translating to MSLNRNEKAAVVSDVAAQAAKSQTLALAEYRGLTVEALNKLRVTARAQGVYLHVLKNTLARRAVAGTSFEAATDAMVGPLIYGFSEDAVAAAKVIADFAKTNDKLVIKGGAYGGKALDVNGVKALAAVPSKEVLLSQIAGLLMSPVQRTAAVLAALAQQKGGGAEAVAEEAPAAA from the coding sequence TTGAGTCTCAATCGCAACGAGAAAGCAGCCGTCGTGTCCGACGTGGCAGCGCAAGCCGCCAAGTCCCAGACGCTGGCGTTGGCTGAGTATCGTGGCCTCACCGTTGAAGCCCTGAACAAGCTGCGCGTCACCGCGCGTGCCCAAGGCGTGTACCTTCATGTCCTGAAGAACACCCTGGCACGTCGTGCTGTCGCCGGTACTTCGTTCGAAGCTGCAACGGATGCCATGGTCGGCCCGCTGATCTACGGCTTTTCCGAAGACGCTGTCGCGGCTGCCAAAGTCATCGCTGACTTTGCCAAGACCAACGACAAGCTCGTCATCAAGGGTGGTGCCTACGGCGGCAAGGCTCTGGACGTCAATGGCGTGAAGGCGCTGGCGGCTGTCCCGAGCAAGGAAGTCCTGCTGTCGCAGATCGCCGGCCTGCTCATGTCGCCGGTGCAACGCACCGCCGCCGTGCTGGCTGCCCTGGCTCAGCAGAAGGGTGGCGGCGCCGAAGCCGTCGCCGAAGAAGCTCCCGCCGCGGCCTGA
- the rplA gene encoding 50S ribosomal protein L1 — protein sequence MAKLTKRQQALQGKVESTKLYALSDALNLVKECATAKFDEAIDVSIQLGVDAKKSDQVVRGAVVMPNGIGKTTRVAVFAQGAKAEEAKAAGADVVGMEDLAERVKAGDMPFDVVIASPDTMRVVGTLGQILGPRGLMPNPKVGTVTPDVATAVKNAKAGQVQFRVDKAGIIHGTIGRRSFDTDKLEGNLRALVEALNKAKPASSKGIYLRKVAVSSTMGVGARVDVGTINAAAAA from the coding sequence ATGGCCAAGCTGACCAAGCGTCAACAAGCCCTGCAGGGCAAGGTGGAATCGACCAAGCTGTACGCGTTGTCCGACGCGCTCAACCTGGTCAAGGAATGCGCCACCGCCAAGTTCGATGAAGCCATCGACGTGTCGATCCAGCTGGGTGTCGACGCGAAGAAGTCGGACCAGGTGGTCCGTGGCGCCGTCGTGATGCCCAACGGCATCGGCAAGACCACGCGCGTCGCCGTGTTCGCCCAAGGCGCCAAGGCTGAAGAAGCCAAGGCCGCCGGCGCCGACGTCGTCGGCATGGAAGACCTGGCCGAACGCGTCAAGGCGGGCGACATGCCCTTCGACGTCGTGATCGCCTCGCCGGACACCATGCGTGTCGTCGGTACCCTGGGTCAGATCCTGGGCCCGCGCGGCCTGATGCCGAACCCGAAGGTCGGCACCGTGACCCCGGACGTCGCCACCGCCGTCAAGAACGCCAAGGCTGGTCAAGTCCAGTTCCGCGTCGACAAGGCCGGCATCATCCACGGCACGATCGGCCGTCGCTCGTTCGACACCGACAAGCTGGAAGGCAACCTGCGCGCGCTGGTCGAAGCCCTGAACAAGGCCAAGCCGGCCTCGAGCAAGGGCATCTACCTGCGCAAGGTCGCTGTCTCGTCGACGATGGGCGTTGGCGCCCGCGTGGATGTCGGCACGATCAACGCCGCGGCCGCCGCCTAA
- the rplK gene encoding 50S ribosomal protein L11, with the protein MAKKIVGYIKLQIPAGKANPSPPVGPALGQRGLNIMEFCKAFNAQTQSYEPGLKLPVVITAFADKSFTFIIKSPPATVLIKKAAKIEKGSQRPHLDKVGKLTRAQLEEIAKTKQKDLTAADMDAAVRTIAGSARSMGIIVEGV; encoded by the coding sequence ATGGCCAAGAAGATTGTCGGCTACATCAAGCTGCAAATCCCGGCTGGCAAGGCGAACCCGTCGCCTCCGGTCGGTCCCGCGCTGGGTCAGCGTGGTCTGAACATCATGGAATTCTGCAAGGCGTTCAACGCCCAGACGCAGAGCTATGAGCCGGGCCTCAAGCTGCCCGTCGTGATCACCGCCTTCGCGGACAAGAGCTTCACCTTCATCATCAAGTCGCCCCCGGCGACTGTGCTGATCAAGAAGGCAGCCAAGATCGAAAAGGGCTCGCAGCGCCCCCATCTGGACAAGGTCGGCAAGCTGACCCGCGCCCAGCTGGAAGAGATCGCCAAGACCAAGCAGAAGGACCTGACGGCCGCCGACATGGATGCCGCAGTCCGTACCATCGCCGGCTCCGCCCGCTCGATGGGCATCATCGTGGAAGGTGTCTGA
- the nusG gene encoding transcription termination/antitermination protein NusG — protein sequence MSEDQNVVATESTAPAGPAKRWYVVHAYSGMEKAVERNLRERIDRAGMQDKFGRILVPTEEVVELKNGKKAVTERRFFPGYVLVEMFMDDDSWHLVKHTSKVTGFVGGAKNRPAPISEAEVMKIVNQMQEGVDKPRPKVEWIVGEIVRVKEGPFTDFNGSIEEVNYDKSKLRVSVTIFGRATPVELDFAQIEKV from the coding sequence ATGAGCGAAGATCAAAACGTCGTTGCGACCGAGTCGACCGCGCCCGCTGGCCCGGCCAAGCGCTGGTATGTCGTCCACGCCTATTCGGGCATGGAAAAGGCTGTCGAGCGCAATCTGCGTGAGCGCATCGACCGCGCTGGCATGCAGGACAAGTTCGGTCGCATCCTGGTGCCGACCGAAGAAGTCGTCGAGCTCAAGAATGGCAAGAAGGCCGTGACCGAGCGCCGCTTCTTCCCCGGCTATGTGCTGGTCGAGATGTTCATGGACGACGACAGCTGGCATCTGGTCAAGCACACGTCGAAGGTCACCGGCTTCGTCGGCGGCGCCAAGAACCGCCCGGCGCCGATCTCGGAAGCCGAGGTCATGAAGATCGTCAACCAGATGCAGGAAGGCGTCGACAAGCCGCGTCCGAAGGTTGAATGGATCGTCGGCGAGATCGTCCGCGTCAAGGAAGGCCCGTTCACCGACTTCAACGGCAGCATCGAGGAAGTCAACTACGACAAGTCGAAGCTGCGCGTCTCGGTCACGATCTTCGGTCGTGCGACGCCTGTCGAATTGGATTTCGCGCAGATCGAAAAGGTCTGA
- the secE gene encoding preprotein translocase subunit SecE: protein MSNPQVETVTTGADKVKLAGAVVLLVAAIVAFYVLSKQGPWVQWGALLVLLAAAVAAFFTSESGKSLIAYGQDSIKEVGKVVWPTHKEARQMTLYVFAFVVVMALFLWLTDKTLEWVFYDLILGWKR, encoded by the coding sequence ATGTCCAATCCTCAAGTCGAAACCGTCACGACGGGCGCCGACAAGGTCAAGCTGGCCGGCGCCGTGGTGCTGCTGGTCGCGGCCATCGTGGCGTTCTATGTGCTGAGCAAGCAGGGTCCGTGGGTGCAATGGGGCGCCCTGCTGGTCCTGCTGGCGGCCGCCGTGGCTGCGTTCTTCACGTCGGAATCCGGCAAGTCGCTGATCGCCTACGGTCAGGATTCGATCAAGGAAGTGGGCAAGGTGGTCTGGCCGACCCACAAGGAGGCCCGCCAGATGACGCTGTACGTATTCGCGTTCGTCGTCGTGATGGCGCTGTTCCTGTGGCTCACCGACAAGACGCTGGAGTGGGTGTTCTACGACCTGATCCTGGGTTGGAAGCGCTGA
- the tuf gene encoding elongation factor Tu yields MAKGKFERTKPHVNVGTIGHVDHGKTTLTAAIATVLSKKFGGEAKAYDQIDAAPEEKARGITINTAHVEYETANRHYAHVDCPGHADYVKNMITGAAQMDGAILVCSAADGPMPQTREHILLARQVGVKFIIVFLNKCDMVDDAELLELVEMEVRELLSKYDFPGDDTPIIKGSAKLALEGDTGDLGEQAIMRLADALDTYIPQPDRAIDGAFLLPVEDVFSISGRGTVVTGRVERGIIKVGEEIEIIGIREVQKTTVTGVEMFRKLLDQGQAGDNVGILLRGTKREDVERGQVLAKPGSIKPHTHFTAEIYVLSKEEGGRHTPFFNNYRPQFYFRTTDVTGAVELPKDKEMVMPGDNVSITVKLIAPIAMEQGLRFAIREGGRTVGSGVVATIIE; encoded by the coding sequence ATGGCAAAAGGCAAGTTTGAACGTACCAAGCCGCACGTGAACGTGGGCACGATTGGTCACGTGGACCATGGCAAGACGACGCTGACGGCCGCGATCGCGACCGTGCTGTCGAAGAAGTTCGGCGGCGAAGCCAAGGCTTACGACCAGATCGACGCGGCGCCGGAAGAGAAGGCTCGTGGTATCACGATCAACACCGCGCACGTCGAGTACGAGACGGCCAACCGCCACTACGCGCACGTTGACTGCCCGGGGCACGCTGACTATGTGAAGAACATGATCACTGGCGCGGCGCAGATGGACGGCGCGATCCTGGTGTGCTCGGCCGCTGACGGCCCGATGCCCCAGACCCGCGAGCACATCCTGCTGGCGCGTCAGGTCGGTGTGAAGTTCATCATCGTCTTCCTGAACAAGTGCGACATGGTGGACGACGCCGAGCTGCTGGAGCTGGTGGAGATGGAAGTCCGCGAGCTGCTGAGCAAGTACGACTTCCCCGGCGACGACACCCCGATCATCAAGGGTTCGGCCAAGCTGGCGCTGGAAGGCGACACGGGCGATCTGGGCGAGCAGGCCATCATGCGCCTGGCTGACGCGCTGGACACCTACATCCCCCAGCCGGACCGTGCCATTGACGGCGCGTTCCTGCTGCCGGTGGAAGACGTGTTCTCGATCTCGGGCCGTGGCACTGTGGTGACGGGTCGTGTCGAGCGCGGCATCATCAAGGTCGGCGAGGAAATCGAGATCATCGGTATCCGCGAAGTCCAGAAGACGACCGTGACCGGCGTGGAAATGTTCCGCAAGCTGCTGGACCAGGGCCAAGCTGGCGACAACGTCGGTATCCTGCTGCGCGGCACCAAGCGTGAAGACGTCGAGCGCGGCCAAGTGCTGGCCAAGCCCGGTTCGATCAAGCCGCACACCCACTTCACCGCTGAGATCTATGTTCTGAGCAAGGAAGAGGGCGGCCGTCACACCCCGTTCTTCAACAACTACCGTCCCCAGTTCTACTTCCGCACGACGGACGTGACTGGCGCCGTGGAGCTGCCGAAGGACAAGGAAATGGTCATGCCTGGCGACAACGTCAGCATCACCGTGAAGCTGATCGCTCCGATCGCCATGGAGCAGGGTCTGCGCTTCGCCATCCGTGAAGGCGGTCGTACCGTCGGCTCGGGCGTCGTGGCAACGATCATCGAGTAA